The genomic interval TATAACGACAGAGTGTTGTTTCCTGTGAAAAACTAGTTGTGATGAAACATTGTGTCGAGTAGTGAAcaaccaatttttaaaatgtattcaatCACACATTAAGTCATTTACTCTCTGTCTTTCTGTGTAACTGTAGACGTTTCAACACTAAACGTTTGGCAGCTTCTTGATTTTCTCGTGATTGCTGCAAGATACGTATGAAAATGTCTAAAATATTCCCTTTTCTGGGTATCATCATTAGCAAGCGATCGATGCCATCTGATGGACGTGGAAAACTTCGCAGAAATGCCTTATCATCGGCCGTCaagatattgtattgataaagATAGGCACATAACGATGTAAAGTCCCCAATATTGGCAATAAGATCTACGTGACAGCTTTGAAGGGCGTCTCGGTCCAGTTTTGGCATACCCGTAACTTTgaaatgagaaatgaaaaggatcagtgaacaattttttttgaataaacACAACTATCCTGCcatctatttttctttctttatatcTATCTCTCTAGCTAGCTAGCtagctatctatctatctatctatctatctatctatctatctatctatctatctatctatctatctatctatctatctatctatctacctacctacctacccatctatctatctatatatatctatatatatatatatatatatatatatatttatctatctctctatctatctatctatctatctatctatctatctgtttgactgtctatctatctatgtATGTATCTATCTAaattatctatctatctaccttGATATTCCCGCATAACAATTGAGCTTTTCTGTTCCCTGACCTGAGTGCTTGATATTTGGCAAGTCAAAACACCAGAACCTTACTTGACTTGTAATTAAGACCTAGGTAAAGCTCCATAGGGTAATCTTGTATCACAAAAATTCCAACTGGActtgtgaattaaattttaagttttgtaCCTGAATAGTTTTGATTCTCAAGGCCATCGGTTGGCGTATGATGAACCTAAGAATACAGAAAGTTACCTTTATTGATTAGTGCTTTCTGGGTTTTACACGCGATTGTGGGAGGTTAAAATCATATGATTGTTAACCAGGAAGTACCTCTCGTGGATTGTCATAATCCAACTACTAGCAGCAATTAGCACTTCAACGTGTTGTAGGAAGAGAAGCTCTCTATAAGATTCTAAAAAACGTTTTGCCGACTGAAAATCATTGGGTTCTTTATGTtggtttcttttgttatttacaaCTTGAAACAACTGACTATCTTAAGAGGTAACGCCTCCAGTCGCAAGACTGCTGTCAGTAGGGAACTCTGAAACACTAATAAGAAGATCATGAATAAAAGcaattgattgattaattgataaccAGTTGTTAATAGCAATCGAATAAAATATTGTTATGTAAAGCCAAATTGGAATGGTAAGTGCACTCGCAATTTTTAATAATGAGGTTGAGAATGAAGAGAGGAAATTATATGAATGTTTTCAGTCCtgaggaggaaaaaaattttcatttttttttgggagattCAATCAATACGAACACAGAAGTTTTATTATTAAGACATCACTAGTACTAAAGCCATACCTTGGTAGGAATGAGAATGACCAGTCTCGCTTTTCCACTAAGCAGTGCCATCCTGACTCTGTCTTCACGAAGAGTGTTTTGCTCTCCAACATATGTAGTGACCAGCTTGACACAAGCGCCAGGAAATAACCTCTCCTCACTTTTTGCAAGTAGATGTTGGACGCCAATGGTGGTTGGCTATTAAAAAAGAATCGATTCACAGATTTTTCAACCAAACTTGCACTTACGGATTGCAGAATGCAAACAGGGTGCCCAGCCGACCTATTTTTAGAAGAGTTGTATACCGTAGGTTCTATGGTAGAGTCAAACCCAACACTGAGCAGGTTAATTACAGTGGGTAAGCCACTATTAAATTGTATTGTGGTTGTCAACCCCTGGCCCTGGATAAACCTGCATCTCTTTATGCGGAGTTAAGCACTTACTGCTAACTAGGGTATCCAAACAAATTTATGCTAGAAAGTAAATTAGAATGCAATATTATAACTCGGAACGAAAATTTTTTAGGAGAAAAAGTGTTACCTACCGCAGGACTGACCAAGGCAAAACATTCGCCACAATCCATTTCAGAGATGATTGTTACCTCACTTTGGATTGCCATTTGAGGATGATAGGCGAACAAGGATCCTTTCTCATCTATCACAGCGATCTCAGTTCCTTCATAAGCAGCTGCTTCATTTTGAGCGATTTTGTCGTACACCTGGGAAATCGAAAGACGTGTTGTCATATATGAAATGCATTAACCACCAAAAGGTTGGTGTCAATTTATGTTTTCGTTATCttgaatcaaattttttttcaagttctcaACCCAATATTTAATAGTGATTTGATAACTCTTGTGAGGTTCTATTGACCAGTATtattaattttccatttatgtAATTAAGTGTACTCTATTGTAGGCGTCGTAGAGTGTCGAGAAGCAATTGTGCGAGTTTGGATTTAGTAAGCAATGTACCTCACGTTactcctttaactctcagaagtgattaacatgtaacttttccaCGTAATATCcgtacatcatccagcaaaaaggttacgagaatactcaaacgtATGATGTGGAAGTTGTTGTCTTcaattaacaccaaattatccgAACTAATTcgaaaggaaatgtatagcagctcTAAGGGAGAcatgacaatcagatcttaggggttaaaagggtTACCTTTTTCGTTTAGGTTTTGAGGAGACcttgaattttttctaaatagACACTTGGTATCTTACCAAATCGAATTTTTCCCTCGGAATAACATAGACGACATGGCTTCGATTTTTTCCAGAGAGAACTCCTCGCTTGAATATTGCTATGAAGCACGACAGACATTCATGGTTCGACTTCAACTCCCctaaaataacagaaagagCAAAGATGTCTGAGATGATTGTGATCCGTGTTGGTCTTTTCTGATGCTCATTAACTGGAAGtcagttgaaatttttatcGGTTCAGAAGGAGTGACAAGGCAGAAATTTAACTATTCAGTCGATATGTAGTTGTTAATTTGATTTCTTCGTCATAATTGTTACATAGACCACCTACCACAAGTCTGGCACAAGTCGTTTTTTCCGTTTTCGTCATTTCCTTCGGTCGGAGTTTTAGAAAGTTTACTTGTATAAGTGTTTGCTTTTCCTAAACTTGAACGTTCTTCAGAGTGCTCCTTTAGTGGTAAACCAGAAGCGTTTTCATCTGTCGATAAGCTCAAATGTGCTAGAGACATTGGTGTGTTCTCCATATCTTCGTTATAATCTCGGAGAATTACGTTTTGCTCCCGATTTTCTGTGCATCTCCTTTGTGAGTGCGAGTTGGCAGTGTTCGGAATAAGATCCCCGTTGCATAGTGGGCATAGAATGATAAACTGCACCGTAGAAGGAATCTGTACAACTCCACAATTGGCACAATTTGCGTCGACAGCCTTCCCATAATCAAACCGGTCGTTTCCACTCATTAGGGAACAGTCTTCATGCTATTGCCAtctttgaattgaattgaatgaaGCCCACAATgacttcgaaaaaaaaatagcaagcTAAGCACCTTCCTTACTACTCCTCCGAACGTGATGCAATCTCGTAGGGGAATCCCCGACTCGGCTATTCATGATACGGTTATGCAAATTTTCGAGACGCAAAGATTGGGGCAAGGTTCAGTGGAACCCGCACGTACAGGAATTGCTGTCGAGGAATCACGTTAATTgttcactttttcaattttaaattgtaaGTAATGACTTCTTTTTATATCTTTGATATCAAGAAGATCGTTGAAAGCATGTAGAATGTAGTTTGATCCAACAAAATTAGagccttttgttttgtttcgggTAGACGCGTAAGGTAACCGTCGTAATAAACATGGCCCTACCTCAAAAGCGTTTAAAATGTTTGATGTTTACGTTGAATTTGTTATGGTTGCTCCTATTTTCgaaaagagatttaaaatacGAAATTCAGAGGTGCTATTTATGTTATGGATGATTtacattttaagcattttttgctggaaaaaaaacgCAAGGAAGATTATGCATAAAATTGTGCTGCGTAATCATTTTTGGGAAGCATGTGCTGAGTAAGCAATTGTAGAGGAATTAACGAAATGTTTGATCCCACCACTATTTCCTAGTGTGCATTGTTGTATTAAACAGAGTTGCGTTTTTACAGAGGTCTTCCTTTCTTTTACAGGGAGTTTTCGTGGTCTGAGCATGGCGAAGGAATCGCCACTTTCCTTGTTCCTGTTCGTTGTGAGTATTAATTTCCCCTTGATTAGACTTACTGTCAACGTTGCTACAGATATAGTGGTCAATTGACCTCGGAAAGACTTAGGAATAAAAGTAATCAACAGACATCAGTTGCCACTGCAAAAACTGTTAATTTAATAGGCCAACTTAAGTGAATGTGTTGATCAGTCTTGCTTTAGCTTGGCAGAGTGCATGCCAGATCTCTAGGTTAGATTCGATAAAGCAAACAGCGCAATACACTTTTCATCCATTTTGGAACAGAGTTGTATCAGTATGAGATTTTCCAAACATGATGAAACTTTCCTGCAGTTTgcttaaattatttcatattttgtgtttttatctTCCAGGTTATATTTCTATGTTCTAGCAGTTATTCACTTCGATGTAGGTACAACCAGTTTAAAGTTGAAGATGTGATGGGTAACTGGTCATGTGTTAATTGCCGCAAGTGCCCTCCTGGATATGGCTTGACTCCACAATGTTACAGTGAGGTCAAATATGGTACCCACATTGATTGCAAAAAATGTGAGCTTGGAAAAACATATTCTGGTGCTCATAATACTGAATCTTGCAGGTCATGTGGGATTTGTGCTCAGCACGAAAAAGTCCTCCATAAATGTAATTTGACATCAAATTCAAAGTgcggaaaatgtgaaaaaggcTTCTATAGTGAAGGGTTAACTGGAGATTGTAAGCCATGTTCCTTTTGTTGCTCATTTCTTCCCAACCACACTGGTATAAGCAATAGCGTGAAAGATGAATGTAAAAACATGCCATACTATAAACAATGTGATGCCAATGCTGTTAATTGTCAAACACCAAAATGTAGAGATGATCAGTACCTTGTTGTAACAAACAAAAGAGGTAGTGCACAATGTGTGGCCTGTAGGATCTGTCCGGCAGGAACATCACCGTCTATACCATGTGGAAGTGGACATATACTAGAGAGTTTTGACAATGTCAAATGTATGAATTGCTCTCTTGGTGAAACATATTCTGAAAGTCCAGGTACACACTCTTGCAAGCCATGCTCTACTTGTTCATTTGGACAGATTGAACTGACAACCTGTAATCTGACACATGATAGGGTTTGTGGAAATTGCGACAAAGGATTTTATAGTATAAATGGAACAGAATGCAAGCCATGTTCTGCCTGCTGTGGTGATGAACAAGATGTTCAAATCCCAGAATGTGTGAGAAAGAAAATGCCAAAGAGTACACAATGTAGTTATACTCAAAGATCCATCACAGTATGTCAGGAACAAAGCACAACTTGGACCATCATTCAACAGAAATCTACGATCACTACTACATTATTGACTGTGATGATAGTAGGGATATTTTTTGTAATCGTGGTATTGGTTTTGTTGGGATACTTGAAGTACAAAAAGAGTAGAGGTTCTCTTAGTGGATTTTTCTATTCTCAGTTGCAGCGATCTTCAGAGGAAGGTGAGGTTTTATCATCAGTGCATAATATTTGACCATAAATCACTTTGGTGAATGTTTACTTGGTGTAATCTAGTTTGCACCTATTTTAAGGTACCTGTGGTAAGTGAGCTGATTTGATTCACCAATACTACACCTTTAGCTTGTCatgtaattttctttcagtgTCTCAAGGCCAGAGTCACTCAATATCACTGGAGAAGCCAATAGCTCATGGAGCACAGGAAACTTTATCTTTTGATAAATCAGGTGTTTTAGTCCAGTTCAGGGATACACAGAGTTTTTTCAGTGATGCTCAAGGAATAAGATTAGAGATATGTTGGGATGTTGACTGTATCATGGTGCCTCTTCAATCTGGTGAAGTGCAGCTTAGCCCTGTGATAAAATTTCACCCTTATGGGTTCCAACTATCCAAACCAGTACAGATCAAGATACCACACAGTGCCCTAGTGCTTTTTAGTAATGGCTGGGGAATCAAATTAAAAAGCTCTAGACTACATAATGAATCCATCGTATGGAGGGAGGAAAATCTGTTTGAAGTCCATAATAATGAAGTCAGCTTTCAAGTGGATAGTCTTACCTCCTATGTAGTCATTGGTACATCCTTGGCCAATGACAGACCAACAAAGAAGCGCCTTCAGTCTGCTGTTTTTGGTGGAGAAGGTACTGTTGGTGTGGACTACACAGCATACTTATATGTCTTTGATGACTGTGAGGCATCATTAGAGGTACCAATTATACATTTGTTTATACTTAGTCAACTAATACTTCAGTTTGGTCAATATAAAAGGTGTATGAACACTGatgaatgttatttttatttgaaatttttaaagttcCCTAAAcagactggtttttttttttagggaatGTCTCATTAGAGACAGGTAATGATGGGTAAATATACTTCCCTAAACTACTGGTATGCTAGAATTTTACTCTTCATAGGGTGGAGAATGGGAGCAAGCTTAATCTGAAACCAAAATATAATTTATCTAAGGCATACAACTTGAGTCATATCTCTCTAACATAACCAGTACTggatgaaaaacagaaaaaaaaaagtaaaccaCATAACACTCGTACAGAAGACAAATCTCAATTtgtgcacatatatgattttctaatattaatttacagtcattattcaccacttggaaggtttatttggatccagctcccagttggcttggtAGCTCAGTAGGTAGAgtgctgcactggtatcgcagaggttatGGGTCCTGTaggggcctgaattttttcaggccttatttcaactactagttcagtagtgtcCATAACTGTGAGGATCACTTCTATATCCATCTCTTCAACCACAGTGCACATACATggttttcatatattttcagtCATTGTTTGTGTATGGTTTCGTAATCAGTATTAAATGATTGTTAGAATGTACAGATTACTTTATAAAcctatatttcatttttccagaAAATCATGCAAGAGGAGAGGTCAAATGGAAGAATCTTGTTGGGTTCCCCCCAGTCTCTCTATGTTGAAACTGTGATGATCAAAACTGATATCAAGATTTCTGTAAAAGAACCAGTGGAGGGGTGGACTGTTGGAGACATTAAACCAGAGGTAGCTCCACAACTGCAGTTTATTACTTTCTCTATTACTCTActtttgtagtttttttcaaacatcCCTTTGAACCCGGTCCCACTCCTATTTTGGATTAAAGAGGTAGTTGCATTAGGTTTTTTAGatgttttcttatttaaataagaaattacTGTAAAGGGAAGAAACCATCAGTGTGTATTAAATTATTAAGTGTGTTTTTCTGTGTAATGGATGCACAAGAATTAATCAACTGAGAGTACACATAAAGGTACTAGATATTTTCTATTATGGAAATGTGGCGGCTGTAAAGAATGAAAAGTGCAGTTAAAGAACTGGAAAGGGGAAGCAGTTGGTTGATTGCAGGGGATCATATGTATAGGGATTACTATTATATTGTATCATTGATCATCTGTGTTAATATTTCCATTTCAAAATAGAGAAGAATGAAATTTCACTtgacttgttttcttttaatcacaGAGTATTACACAAAAGAGTTTGAAGGAATCTTATCACACAATACCTAAGgcagaaatactttttaaacaTGACAATGGCCGCAACAGAGATTTCCTTTGTGTATTTGAACTAACAGCtgaagaaacaacaacaaccatttGTGCAGTTGCCTCAATTAAAGAGGTAGGTGTCATTTTGTGgtaaattattaatttaaagctttattcataaagcttgaaaaaaaattggcaatttAAGTTTAGTTAACATGAGTCTTACTTGGAAACTAGAGCTTTTCTActtatttaaactttttaaactcTCAATTTCTAAGACTTCTTGTGTGCATTGTGTAATTTGACTGATGTGTAATTTTGAAACcacaatacaaaaacaaacattaagcCTCACTGATATCAAGTCAGAAGTCAatgttcctttattttcttttgtatggGTCATAGCATGATTATATGTAATTTTAATTAGTAGATTGATAAATTTTGAATGTTGTTTTTGAGTGTTCTTGTAGCTTGGTCTAACATAACTGCCTAACTTtccatgattttaaaaatgtacctatTCCTTCAGGACCCATTTAGGAGGTCTCAGGAGCAGCAACCAAGCTTCAGTAGTGACCGCCATTGTTTAGTGACAGGCAGGAACTTGTGTGGTAAGGCCATATGCTGTGGCGGCATTGGGCGTTCTAAAATAACatgaatatttttctcaacatcagatagagttaaccctttaattcccaaagtctggttgttaattctcccctctagctgctacacatttccttgtaaagtaggtgggaaaatttggtgttagatcaagatgacaacttttactcataaatttgagtattctcattacctgcttgctggataatgtatgaatactattgggagaagtaacatgttaatcacttctgggagttaaagggttaagtctgtTTAGCAGCCGTTTTTTTGGTCACATCGCGCAAATACGCTCTCCCCTcctttctcctcacagtattttattcttcatacttttttttgggaggggggggggagtattATCTCAAACTGATTGATAATTTCAATTTAGTGAACAGTATTACCTGTGCTGCACTTCATAAccaataaatttgttttgtagaTCCACTGATTGTTAATGAAGAAAAGGCGTCCCTTCGTCTTGAAAAACTCCCAAAAGAAGTTTTTCGTACTGTTTGCGTGACCCTGGATAGGCCCCTTAAAGGAGTTGGCAACTGGCGACATGTTGGAGCATCCCTTGGATTCAAGGAGCAAGAAATTCAGCGTTTTAGAGATGAGATGTTAACTCCTGAAGGAAGTCCTTGCATGGTGATGTTGGAGGCGTTGATAGTCAAGTCGCCGCTTTGTACAGTCGCAGAATTAGTGCAGATCCTTCAAGCAAGAAATATTCAGCGCTTCGATGTTGTAGTAATCCTTGAACCTTATTTATACGAGCCAATCCTTGAGAACAGTCTTGCATGAAAAGTCCACTAAAATGTGAATATACACTAACACTTTTACGTATGGATATTAATGAAATTAAACTTATAATTTGGTTGTGGTTTAGTTAACAAGGTCACTGCTTCAGAGATCGATGTTAAACTTAAAGTTAAGAAAGATTTCAGTTTGAAGAATAAAGTCAGTGCATAATAGCATTTGTAATGAGAATGTCTCTTAAGCTTTGGGATCTATGgtgagaaaaaatgaaaaatggaagTTCGTATCACAAGTTAAATTTCCTTGAAATACAGGCTATAATGATATTATAAATGCCTAGTATGCATATAATTTAGTAGTGTGAAACGTTGTGCACTTTTCTGTAAGACCAATGATTATGAATTCAGAGTTGACAACTGTCCCTGCTATGATATTTAATAAGTGAATAATTCCCACAGTAATGTTCCAAGTTAAGCAACTTACACACACACAGTAAAATATTAGTGCACTGCTTTTGAAATTGTCCGCCTTACATATCAgctgatttaaaaataagaaatattaaacaaaaaaaaagaagaaaaattaaaacaacaataacaacaacaaacaaacaaaactatggaaaaagagtgaaaattgaataaaagagagaaacaaaatttccaaagcACGATGCCTGAGCTGAAAGACATTACTTCCTTGGGTCTTCTATTTCTCCGATAAAGTCCTTTGCATTCATAACATTCCATGAAATCCTTAAAATCGATGTCTTAATGTCCAATTTAGACCACACTCACACAAAACGGGTCCTTTTGTCACAGCTGCATTGTTTACATATGTAATTATGGAAAACACACACCGCCGCAAATTTCAACCCAAGCCAATTTTTGCCGAGTGGACTTCAGTTACCCTAATATTCAGAAACGCCGATTCGTTATTACACTCTTTGCTCTGAATTTCGCCTGGCGGCGTTAGTGTCTTGTATGATTTTCGTTTCATTTCTCATGTAGAAGGATCGAGGCTGCTAACATTTTGCAAGGGCTGTCTCAACTTATGCCCTGTCTCAACACACATCAGGTGTGAAATTTTCCTTGGGCACCGTTAGCAGTTGAACAGGAAcggtttcattttcattttgaacaCCTCGCAGAATAATAACGACCTACgcgttttctttaaatttaaaggtACGTGAAGGAATCACAAGAATTCTTGAAGGCAAAGTGCTGCGTTTGCGGTTGGGAAAATCCCGCCAATATTTTATCGGTTTCTCAGTCACAAGAATATCATGTGATGACAATCACCCTTCAATGAACTGATCGcatttcatttgattggttgcAGGCGCACGTGAATGAAATCGATGACGTAACGTTTGTAAACAATACAACTAGCGTATTTTTAAAGAACCTACGACGAAAGTCCACCGTCTTTCTTGTTGAAAGTCTTCGTATTCACATCGCCGTGAATTTGCGAATTCAGCGGAAGATCTTTTTACAGAAATGCTAAATGGATGTTTCTCAAGCAAGGCCTTGGAATATCCATTTTTAGCCGTCGCTTCCGTCGAGATTTCGAACCCTCTGAAGAATCATGACGCAATACGAGAAAATGGTACAATTTGTCATTTCGTTTGCTTGTTTGTGACGATTTCTCTCGCTTTTGGATTTAGCATGCAAACTTTTGAGCTTAAcgcaatattttctttccaaacGTCTTCTCCCCGATACAGGTGGTTAGCGTTGAGAAGAGATACGTCATAAGACACCGACCGCAACGATCCCTCGAAGAAAGCAATCATTGGTCTTTTTATCGAAAGGTGAGCgactttttttaactcttcgGTTCTTAAAGGTCTGATATAGCTGATCTAAACGTTATCTCCTCCATGTTTTGACCGTTTTTAAGTCTGCGTAATATTGCATGCTTTACTTACGTAGGCGTGTCGGAGGCGTATGACGCCATATAAGCGAATGTGCTGTCATAAGCATATTCCTGTCAACAAAAGATTACTCTTCTTCATCTGAGGTTTTACATGATGTAGAGAATGTTTCAAGCGAATGATGTTACGATGAAATAAGCCTAGGCTTTGAAACTACGCATTCGTGTTTCAGAAGagattgaaaatttaaagcagGGAAGGAAATTGTTTAGGACATAAGTTAATTTTTGACCCATTGTGCTAAAAAGTGCACAGTCATTTAAAGCAAGAATTCGAATTTGACATAttcttaaatttgcatttaattttgAGTACAACCTACACAAtcttttcttgatttttaatGGTGTTGTTTAGATTATAGTTAAGGATAGTGGGTCCACAGCTGTTTATATTTGCCTATTTTATCAATTTACAAATAATTGTATGTTTGGAGATAAAATGACACAGGGAATATGGTTCATTTTGTACCACAGAGCTGTCAATTATTGGACTTACTTCACTAGTTTAAATTCtggttacttttaatttttgctcTCAAGCTGCATGATATTCTGTATCAGTATAATAAGTTCAATTTCAGTTATCAATTGTTCCATCAATATCGCTAATGAGTGTTCCTGGTATGCATCATTGTATTGCATCATCTGCATTTAAAGTATTGTTCACAAAGTTAAAGGAATGCCTTGAAGCATAATTATTGCATCATCTTTACTGTCACTTAAATTGTCTGACATCGCCTTTTTAAGTTAATTCACCTTGAAATGTGTAAACAAaagattattttgttttatccaAGGTTTGCATGGTATTGAAAATGCCTGAAGTAAATGTTACATTATAATAAGTCTAGGCTTTGAAATTTCACAGTCATGTTTAAGAAGAGATTGGAAATTAAAATCATTCAAGAATATCATTCAGgacattaaaattaattttactaAAAAGTTCACTGTCATTTGAAGCAACAATTCTAATTTTAGGTATTATGAAATTTACAtatgattttaagaaaaatctactcaattttgtttaatttctatTAGTTTTATCTAGATTATAGTTAGGGTTATAATTATAGTTAAGTATTATTCACAGAGTTGAAGAATGCCTTGAACCATAATGCATCATTCTTTCTGTCACTTAAATTGTCtgacattttttgttgttgttccgTCTTGAAATGTGTAAatagttaattttctttaagtttatgCAAAGAAAGTGTTCTATTATTTTGAGTGTTAATAAAGTTAGTTAATTGAATTTAAATGTTGAATTTAAACTCTGTTTTTGCAGGTTTTTGGAACATTGCTTGTTGCTGGCTTACTTTTCCATGTAACATCTGCAAAGGTATATTTATACATAATATTATAGCTTTcagtaatataatataattgCCAGTGATAATAAGAGCAATATGTAAAGAAGGTCAACCTCAGTTActaaaattgattattttcaaactaGCTTCAAATAtatcttaaactgaaaaatatcgaaaaagTATTATGAGGTTGATTTTGTTGCAGAGATGTGGTATTGAATGGGGTTATAtgtgctttattttattcagaagGAGTGTTTTGGGAAATGTTTAAAGAGAGAGTATGTTTAATCTACGTGTAGCCAATTGGAAAGATTTAGAACTTTTAATCACATAATTTCATTAACGTCaataatttcactttcaattttgaaaaatattcaaagacCTCAAGCCCTTATGCCTTACCattaataatcttttttttttcacaaagttatcttggaaaaaaattgattttgagaaATCATAATGAAAATACTATCAACAATTGAATGAGCtaaatttcttaatttaaatgaaaaatgtataTATCATACATAGAACAAAATGTGTCACTAAATACCAGTAAGTAGTGTTGTAAGTGATGTCCTAATAAAAGATATGCAGTCAGACTTTCAACTTGAGTAGACTGGTTAGTTCTGACTCGTTATAACATGTCATCACATACATTACATGTCACATGTCTAATTTATCTTATGTTTATGAATAAGATAAGCGAGGCATAAATTAGATGTTTTACTTGTAAATTATTCTGAAGGAGTTTTTAACTGTCTATGAATAAAgttatcaatcaatcaaactttTCCAGTTTATTGCTGATGTGGGGCAGGGGCAAACAGTCCCATGCTGCATGTTACTTATTTTATTAGAAGTTATTAattatgtatttatatattttttttctcaacaagAAGGAGAGATATATATTCTCAGGGACCCTTTGAGTTATTCCCATCAATTTTTATGTTTCaaagcaaaatctgaattgAAGTTCAGGTAACATTTACCTTTTAGCCTACAAATCCTTGCAAGAAAAGCCAACACTGGGTTGAAAATGCAGATGGTCCACCACAGTGTATAGACTGTCAGGCTTGCCCTCCAGGCCAGACTATCTCACCAGAATGTGGAAATTCAAAACCATTAACACCTGATACAACAGTGTTCTGTGTTCCATGCCAACTGGGAAAGTCATT from Pocillopora verrucosa isolate sample1 chromosome 14, ASM3666991v2, whole genome shotgun sequence carries:
- the LOC131784313 gene encoding uncharacterized protein, with product MSGNDRFDYGKAVDANCANCGVVQIPSTVQFIILCPLCNGDLIPNTANSHSQRRCTENREQNVILRDYNEDMENTPMSLAHLSLSTDENASGLPLKEHSEERSSLGKANTYTSKLSKTPTEGNDENGKNDLCQTCGELKSNHECLSCFIAIFKRGVLSGKNRSHVVYVIPREKFDLVYDKIAQNEAAAYEGTEIAVIDEKGSLFAYHPQMAIQSEVTIISEMDCGECFALVSPAPTTIGVQHLLAKSEERLFPGACVKLVTTYVGEQNTLREDRVRMALLSGKARLVILIPTKVHHTPTDGLENQNYSVTGMPKLDRDALQSCHVDLIANIGDFTSLCAYLYQYNILTADDKAFLRSFPRPSDGIDRLLMMIPRKGNILDIFIRILQQSRENQEAAKRLVLKRLQLHRKTESK